From one Humulus lupulus chromosome 8, drHumLupu1.1, whole genome shotgun sequence genomic stretch:
- the LOC133798746 gene encoding protein EXORDIUM-like 6 — MAPPLPCSVSLVLSPLFLFLLVTIGEGHGFESPVPKLEYHGGPLLTGKIDVSILYYGRFGRGQKSVIRNFLKSLNNVRGSAKPTVSSWWRMVESYQSFTGHKHVRRVPKIRVKVVKVATDASYSTGKVMTLDFIKILVQKATEGTRNTLALIFTDRQVTVQEMCTGRCAQHGMFGDQPYVLVGNPETECPGACAWPFHKSDLGPQGVVLQPPSGNVGADAMIISLASGLADAATNPFNTGFFHMGSGHLGVLGAGTLCQGIFGTGAFPGYPGKIRVDPKSGGAFNSHGVKGKKFLLPAVWNPATSSCWTPV, encoded by the coding sequence ATGGCCCCTCCTCTCCCTTGCTCTGTCTCTCTGGTGCTCTCACCTCTTTTCCTCTTCCTGCTCGTCACAATAGGTGAAGGCCATGGCTTCGAATCTCCAGTGCCCAAATTGGAGTACCATGGCGGGCCTCTTCTCACCGGAAAAATCGACGTTTCCATCCTCTACTACGGACGATTCGGCCGCGGCCAAAAGAGTGTCATCCGCAACTTTCTCAAATCTCTCAACAATGTCCGCGGCAGCGCCAAGCCCACCGTATCTTCATGGTGGAGAATGGTGGAGAGCTATCAATCCTTCACAGGCCATAAACACGTCCGCAGGGTCCCCAAAATCCGAGTGAAGGTGGTCAAAGTGGCCACCGACGCCTCCTACTCGACGGGGAAAGTGATGACCCTGGATTTCATCAAGATTCTAGTGCAGAAGGCCACTGAGGGGACACGCAACACTCTGGCGCTCATCTTCACTGACAGGCAAGTGACTGTTCAAGAGATGTGCACTGGGAGATGCGCGCAACATGGCATGTTCGGAGACCAGCCCTACGTTCTTGTGGGGAATCCTGAGACGGAGTGCCCCGGAGCTTGTGCCTGGCCATTCCACAAGTCTGACTTAGGGCCACAAGGAGTGGTGCTGCAACCACCTAGTGGCAATGTCGGGGCTGACGCTATGATCATATCGTTAGCGTCGGGTTTGGCGGATGCCGCGACTAACCCGTTCAACACAGGCTTCTTCCACATGGGCAGTGGACACTTGGGTGTGCTGGGCGCTGGAACGTTGTGCCAAGGGATATTCGGAACTGGGGCATTCCCTGGATACCCCGGAAAGATTCGAGTCGACCCAAAAAGTGGTGGAGCCTTCAACTCCCACGGTGTTAAGGGCAAAAAGTTCTTGTTACCCGCTGTGTGGAACCCAGCAACTTCCTCTTGTTGGACACCTGTATAA
- the LOC133798747 gene encoding histone acetyltransferase MCC1 — translation MMNMKPSSRPDIYFRPIRPSDLGTLEKIHGDLFPIRYETEFFQNVVNGRDIVSWAAVDRSQINGQSDQLIGFVTARIVLAKDSEVGDMLSYDSLKSDQTLVYILTLGVVEGYRNLGIASSLIREVIKYALSVPTCRAVYLHVISYNNPAIHLYNKMSFRCLRRLQGFYLINGQHYDSYLFVYYVNGGRSPCSPLEIATAMVKYMRNAFKSMSARLWRNEDRRVKWPKSRENRCLTTQRRNLAAECSGCECV, via the exons ATGATGAACATGAAACCTTCTTCTCGCCCAGACATATACTTTAGGCCTATAAGACCCTCTGACCTTGGGACTTTAGAGAAAATTCATGGTGATTTATTCCCAATTCG gTATGAAACCGAGTTTTTCCAAAATGTGGTAAATGGACGCGATATTGTATCCTGGGCAGCTGTTGATCGCAGTCAAATAAATGGCCAAAGCGATCAACTTATTGGGTTTGTAACAGCACGGATCGTTCTTGCAAAAGACAGTGAG GTAGGGGATATGCTCAGTTATGATTCATTAAAATCTGATCAAACTTTGGTCTACATTCTTACGCTGGGAGTAGTAGAAGGCTACAGAAACCTTGGCATAG CATCTTCACTTATTCGCGAAGTCATAAAATATGCCTTGAGTGTTCCAACTTGCCGAGCTGTTTACTTGCATGTTATTTCTTATAATAATCCAGCAATCCATTTGTACAACAAAATGTCTTTTAGGTGTTTACGGAGACTTCAAGGTTTCTACTTGATCAACGGTCAGCATTATGACTCTTATTTGTTTGTTTACTATGTAAATGGCGGCCGATCTCCCTGCTCACCATT AGAGATTGCAACGGCTATGGTCAAATACATGAGGAATGCATTTAAGTCGATGTCAGCACGACTATGGAGGAATGAGGATAGGAGGGTGAAATGGCCTAAAAGTAGAGAAAATCGTTGCCTAACGACGCAGAGGAGAAACCTAGCAGCCGAGTGTTCAGGGTGTGAATGTGTTTGA